One region of Terricaulis silvestris genomic DNA includes:
- a CDS encoding TetR/AcrR family transcriptional regulator, which translates to MTNARRKPKRKPVREPQQARAVQTRERLLDVAGELLAEVGIERISTNMISAHAGVTPPTLYRYFKDKYAVLEALGQRLMDRQNAVLLAWLEKHKGGGADAYADNVEDLLRDTAAITASEPGGIWIERALRAVPQLAHVRIDSHRSVTDAMLEVYAPLLPDMDPDLLWRRIRLSVEYGYATDEMLSEEDLIPREEILREAARLLRWSLRDAEP; encoded by the coding sequence ATGACCAACGCCCGGCGCAAACCCAAGCGCAAGCCGGTGCGCGAACCTCAGCAAGCACGCGCCGTGCAGACGCGCGAGCGCCTCTTGGACGTCGCCGGTGAACTTTTGGCCGAAGTCGGCATCGAGCGCATCTCGACCAACATGATTAGCGCGCACGCCGGCGTGACGCCGCCGACGCTCTATCGCTACTTCAAGGACAAATACGCCGTGCTTGAAGCGCTCGGGCAGCGGCTGATGGACAGGCAGAACGCCGTCCTCTTGGCCTGGCTTGAAAAGCATAAAGGCGGTGGCGCCGATGCTTATGCCGACAACGTCGAAGACCTTTTGCGCGACACCGCCGCGATCACGGCTTCAGAACCCGGCGGCATCTGGATCGAACGCGCACTCCGGGCTGTGCCGCAATTGGCGCATGTGCGCATAGACTCTCACCGCAGCGTCACCGACGCCATGCTGGAAGTCTACGCACCACTCCTTCCGGACATGGACCCAGACCTGTTGTGGCGGCGCATTAGGCTCTCGGTCGAATACGGTTACGCGACAGACGAGATGCTCAGCGAAGAAGATCTGATACCTCGGGAAGAAATTCTTCGGGAAGCCGCGCGCCTACTGCGCTGGTCGTTGCGCGATGCCGAACCATGA